From the Leptotrichia trevisanii DSM 22070 genome, one window contains:
- a CDS encoding Rha family transcriptional regulator encodes MELIKVLVENQNGVLVTTSNRVAQELGVKHYDLLEKIDGYISKFSSTELSVQFYIPSNYKALNGRTVKNYLITEKGIAQLIGGYNASVPIAFDLNVAYINEFEKMKKALKQPKPMSIPELIVMQGQWMVEAESRINNIENNVIGLANTIEDNDKSIKRLENNQRRTVTSNHLTVIAYANIKGIKPKSYHAPSIGKKATKICREKDLLIGTTVDSRYGLINTYPVEVLDEIFFE; translated from the coding sequence ATGGAATTAATTAAAGTATTAGTGGAAAATCAAAACGGAGTATTAGTAACAACAAGTAATAGAGTGGCACAGGAATTGGGAGTAAAACATTATGATTTACTTGAGAAAATAGACGGATATATAAGTAAATTTAGTTCAACGGAACTTTCCGTTCAATTCTATATACCTAGTAATTACAAGGCTTTGAATGGTAGGACAGTAAAAAATTACTTAATCACGGAAAAAGGAATTGCACAATTGATTGGAGGATATAATGCGTCAGTACCTATAGCATTTGATTTAAACGTGGCATACATCAATGAATTTGAGAAAATGAAAAAGGCATTAAAACAACCAAAGCCAATGTCAATACCTGAATTAATAGTAATGCAAGGGCAATGGATGGTAGAAGCTGAAAGCAGAATCAATAATATTGAGAACAATGTAATTGGACTTGCAAATACTATTGAGGATAACGACAAGAGCATAAAAAGATTGGAAAACAATCAAAGAAGAACAGTAACAAGCAACCATTTGACAGTAATAGCCTATGCCAACATAAAAGGGATAAAGCCAAAATCATACCACGCACCATCAATAGGAAAGAAAGCGACTAAGATATGCAGGGAAAAGGATTTATTGATAGGAACAACAGTTGACAGCCGATACGGACTAATAAATACTTATCCTGTTGAAGTTCTGGATGAAATATTTTTTGAATAG
- a CDS encoding DUF2335 domain-containing protein: MGKLKKQANKKQTKEMLVQQKKIEQYSGIIPPPSVIDGYERNCPGATDRILKMTENELKNKQELDKKEQENIHLCRKKALEFDIKHNTRGQVLGFILLFTMLVGGFALVFIGKEIGGYAAIVSSISLGLGSLIWSNSKNKK; the protein is encoded by the coding sequence ATGGGCAAGCTGAAAAAACAGGCAAATAAAAAGCAAACTAAAGAAATGCTGGTTCAGCAGAAGAAAATAGAACAATATTCAGGGATAATTCCACCACCGAGTGTAATTGATGGTTACGAGAGGAACTGTCCAGGAGCAACTGACAGAATTTTAAAGATGACGGAAAATGAATTAAAAAACAAGCAAGAACTGGATAAGAAAGAACAAGAAAATATTCATTTATGTAGAAAAAAAGCACTAGAATTTGATATAAAACATAATACAAGAGGACAAGTTTTAGGCTTTATACTGCTGTTCACAATGCTTGTTGGAGGATTTGCATTAGTCTTTATAGGAAAAGAAATAGGCGGTTATGCCGCAATAGTCAGTTCTATTTCATTGGGGTTGGGAAGCTTAATTTGGAGCAATTCTAAAAATAAAAAATAG